From the Nitrospinota bacterium genome, one window contains:
- a CDS encoding helix-turn-helix transcriptional regulator has protein sequence MANIILMTPNQLKRWRKKNYYPQAELAGALGVDVTTISRWERGVREIPSFLYLALECLEMKKRLRK, from the coding sequence ATGGCCAATATTATACTTATGACACCAAACCAACTAAAAAGATGGAGAAAGAAGAATTACTACCCTCAAGCAGAATTGGCAGGAGCTTTAGGCGTGGATGTTACGACGATAAGCAGATGGGAGCGAGGCGTCAGAGAAATACCTTCTTTTCTTTACTTGGCTCTTGAGTGTTTAGAAATGAAAAAGAGGTTAAGAAAATGA
- a CDS encoding helix-turn-helix transcriptional regulator: MKDWNPKAIKKLRKGHNLTLKSFAELIGVSQRYVIYLENGMRKPSKILKNLLNRIEQELK; the protein is encoded by the coding sequence ATGAAAGATTGGAACCCAAAAGCGATAAAAAAATTAAGAAAAGGGCACAATCTCACATTAAAGTCTTTTGCTGAACTTATAGGAGTGTCTCAAAGGTATGTTATTTATCTTGAGAATGGAATGAGAAAACCAAGTAAGATATTAAAAAATTTGCTTAACAGAATAGAACAAGAACTTAAATAA
- the glpX gene encoding class II fructose-bisphosphatase has translation MKDITREITLELVRVTEAAALKASRWMGKGDPKAADKAATDAMRGMLDLIDIRGTVVIGEGEKDQAPMLYIGEKVGGGGKDSPEVDIAVDPLDGTNLTAKGMPYAISVFAAGNHGTMKSFPSFYADKIAVGPRAKGCIDINDTVENNLKRVAKAYECKVVDLTAILLDRPRHNDIISQIRKLGARIKLITDGDVAAAIATAMEDSPVNILFGIGGAPEGVVAAAGLKCLGGEMQVKMCARDDEEKRKLLEQGCEEKDFETVYTTEDLVKGDSIIFAATGVTGGDFLPGVRYEGNRAITHSVVMRAKTRTVRHIKAYHHLDIKTIPSRGARKEVEI, from the coding sequence ATGAAAGATATAACAAGAGAAATTACGCTTGAACTGGTAAGAGTAACAGAGGCCGCAGCTCTAAAGGCCAGTCGTTGGATGGGAAAGGGTGATCCAAAAGCAGCTGACAAGGCTGCAACAGATGCAATGAGAGGAATGCTGGATTTGATTGATATAAGAGGAACGGTTGTTATTGGAGAGGGGGAAAAAGACCAGGCTCCCATGCTCTATATTGGTGAAAAGGTTGGGGGAGGAGGTAAAGACTCCCCAGAGGTCGATATTGCTGTTGATCCTTTAGATGGTACAAATTTGACTGCCAAGGGAATGCCCTATGCGATATCTGTTTTCGCGGCCGGGAACCATGGAACCATGAAGTCGTTTCCAAGTTTCTATGCGGATAAGATTGCAGTTGGACCGAGGGCTAAGGGCTGTATTGATATTAATGACACAGTGGAGAATAACCTGAAGAGGGTTGCCAAAGCCTATGAGTGTAAGGTTGTTGATTTAACAGCCATCCTACTTGATAGACCTAGGCATAATGACATCATTTCTCAAATAAGAAAGCTGGGAGCGCGAATTAAACTGATAACAGATGGAGACGTGGCTGCTGCAATTGCCACTGCCATGGAAGATTCGCCGGTCAATATCTTATTTGGGATCGGCGGAGCCCCTGAAGGCGTGGTTGCTGCTGCTGGTTTGAAGTGTCTCGGCGGAGAAATGCAGGTTAAGATGTGTGCAAGGGATGATGAGGAAAAGAGAAAGTTATTAGAACAGGGGTGTGAAGAAAAGGACTTTGAGACAGTCTATACAACTGAAGATTTAGTAAAAGGAGATAGTATTATCTTTGCTGCGACGGGTGTTACAGGTGGAGATTTCCTCCCAGGGGTTCGCTATGAGGGAAATAGGGCGATTACCCATTCAGTGGTGATGCGGGCAAAAACAAGAACAGTCAGACATATCAAGGCTTATCACCATCTCGATATCAAGACCATCCCTTCAAGGGGAGCGAGAAAAGAGGTAGAAATATAG
- a CDS encoding PilZ domain-containing protein: MANNDFRDVEHRKFTRIQYPLMVKYRIIGGGDKGRISRTIEGQTKDVSLGGMCLQTNILEINGLHIYIDTNNIYQNLLALEIDLPFCDKKIKTVGKVAWYNLSTRRRKYQYDVGITFLEMSNKDEKNLSRFLNKSSNTKKKI, from the coding sequence ATGGCAAATAATGACTTCAGGGATGTTGAACATAGAAAATTTACCAGGATTCAATATCCGCTAATGGTTAAATACAGGATAATAGGGGGTGGAGATAAAGGGAGGATTTCCAGAACCATTGAAGGCCAGACTAAAGACGTCTCGCTTGGAGGGATGTGTTTACAGACCAATATATTAGAGATAAACGGGCTTCATATATATATTGACACAAATAACATCTATCAGAATCTATTGGCACTTGAAATTGACCTTCCCTTTTGTGATAAAAAGATAAAGACAGTGGGAAAAGTTGCATGGTATAATCTTTCTACGAGAAGAAGAAAATATCAATATGATGTGGGGATTACATTTTTAGAGATGAGCAATAAGGATGAAAAGAATCTGAGTAGATTTTTGAATAAATCGTCAAATACGAAAAAAAAGATTTAA
- a CDS encoding tetratricopeptide repeat protein gives MKRLLVAVVLISLTFIPSATFADSLPSKKKYTHLKGNKTEKELSAKDWFERGTTFHKSGNFDEAIKAYTKTIELDPKFVMAYNNRGEAYRGIGNYQKAIEDYNKAIELNPELSIVFNNRGAAYRKLGNYQEAIKNFDKAIKLNPKLALAYNNRAASYLSLENYQLALIDAEKAIELDTKFAMAYTNRGAAYLNLGNYQEALKEFNKALEIDPQLATAYNNRGLAHRRIGNLEQAIKDYDNAIELNPNLAMAYNNRGAAYHHIGKYEKAIKDYNKLIILEPDLATAYYNRGTAYHQLGNIKKAIEDYKKAARMGFKPAQDTLSSEGIQW, from the coding sequence ATGAAAAGGTTATTAGTAGCAGTTGTTTTAATCTCCTTAACATTCATTCCTTCTGCGACATTTGCAGATTCGCTCCCTTCTAAGAAAAAATATACTCATCTTAAAGGTAATAAGACTGAAAAGGAATTAAGTGCAAAAGACTGGTTTGAAAGAGGCACTACATTTCATAAATCTGGGAATTTTGATGAGGCAATAAAGGCTTATACAAAAACGATAGAACTCGACCCGAAATTCGTAATGGCCTATAACAACAGAGGGGAAGCCTATAGAGGCATTGGTAATTATCAAAAAGCTATAGAGGACTATAACAAAGCCATAGAGTTGAATCCTGAATTATCAATAGTCTTTAATAATCGCGGAGCTGCCTATAGAAAACTCGGCAATTATCAAGAGGCCATCAAGAATTTTGATAAAGCCATAAAGCTTAACCCGAAACTTGCATTAGCCTATAACAATAGAGCGGCTTCTTATCTGAGCCTTGAAAATTATCAGCTGGCCTTAATAGATGCTGAAAAGGCTATAGAATTAGACACAAAATTCGCAATGGCATATACCAATCGAGGAGCTGCTTATTTGAATCTTGGGAATTATCAAGAAGCTCTCAAAGAATTTAATAAAGCCTTAGAAATCGACCCTCAACTAGCAACTGCTTATAATAATAGGGGTCTTGCACACAGAAGGATCGGCAATCTGGAGCAGGCTATCAAAGATTATGATAATGCCATAGAACTCAATCCTAACTTAGCAATGGCTTACAATAATCGAGGTGCAGCGTATCATCATATCGGTAAATATGAAAAGGCGATTAAGGATTATAATAAATTGATCATACTGGAACCTGACTTAGCAACAGCTTATTATAACAGAGGAACTGCATATCATCAGCTTGGCAATATTAAAAAGGCTATTGAAGACTATAAAAAAGCTGCAAGAATGGGCTTTAAGCCAGCACAGGATACTTTAAGCTCAGAAGGGATTCAATGGTGA
- a CDS encoding B12-binding domain-containing radical SAM protein produces the protein MKMLLTSVFGPFGVNDQYGEKENKMELFHNQVTREQGIFSYRFNHASHGLYFLAENIDVPTAVLDFPTLRRFKKELEKGYDYIGISFIIPTFEKAKKMAELVRQISPDSKIVLGGHGVNIPNIENMIEHDFICHGDGISFLRDLFNEDQNKPIKHPQSYSSFNREVMGVPWASNSGILITGVGCPNKCRFCATSHFFGGYISYLKTGKEIFDVCCEYEDKIGITNFGVLDENFLKAKDRALELLEIMEREERYFTFAIFSSAETLIDIGDPDILVRLGVDFIWIGVESKKEIYEKNKGVEFHHLFKELKRRGISIMTSSILFLEDHDKETIWDDIKFATSLNADYLQFMQLGPVPGTALYENYKEEGKILADIPFLAQHGQKNIWFHHEHFTPDESNEFLKKAFIYDYQKNGPSLLRAIQTSLQGYEYCVNHPDPKIKQRAGKFKSMLEVMRYFRFSSRIFCQNDAAKNMLTEIRKNYDRLLGKSTLKTFVLSLIFLLFSIKEYLKITFHTDVRQPKTLYKKINKGVLQSAEPLHLTAITFRAMAAGELATGCRKIK, from the coding sequence ATGAAAATGCTACTTACATCTGTTTTTGGCCCATTTGGTGTTAATGATCAATATGGTGAAAAAGAAAATAAAATGGAGTTATTCCATAATCAGGTAACGCGAGAACAAGGCATCTTTTCGTATAGATTTAACCATGCCAGTCACGGCTTGTATTTTCTCGCAGAAAATATAGACGTTCCAACTGCGGTGTTGGATTTTCCAACGCTAAGACGCTTTAAAAAGGAATTGGAAAAAGGGTATGATTATATAGGCATAAGCTTTATTATACCGACTTTTGAAAAAGCCAAAAAGATGGCGGAACTTGTTCGACAAATTTCACCCGATTCAAAAATTGTATTAGGCGGTCATGGCGTTAATATACCAAATATTGAAAATATGATCGAGCATGATTTTATCTGTCACGGGGATGGCATTAGCTTTTTGAGGGATCTTTTTAACGAAGATCAGAATAAACCCATAAAACACCCCCAATCATATAGCTCATTCAATCGTGAAGTTATGGGAGTACCCTGGGCATCAAATAGTGGTATTTTAATAACCGGGGTTGGATGTCCAAATAAATGCCGTTTTTGCGCTACGTCTCATTTTTTTGGCGGTTACATTTCATATTTAAAAACAGGGAAAGAAATTTTTGATGTTTGTTGCGAATATGAAGACAAAATTGGCATAACTAATTTTGGAGTTCTGGATGAAAACTTTCTAAAAGCCAAGGATCGTGCACTTGAACTATTAGAGATAATGGAGCGGGAAGAACGCTATTTTACATTTGCTATTTTCAGTTCAGCAGAAACTTTAATTGATATCGGAGATCCCGATATACTTGTGCGGCTAGGGGTTGATTTTATTTGGATTGGGGTTGAATCCAAAAAGGAAATATATGAAAAAAACAAAGGAGTAGAGTTTCATCACCTTTTCAAAGAACTTAAGAGAAGAGGCATTTCAATTATGACTTCTTCCATCCTTTTCCTGGAAGACCATGATAAGGAAACGATTTGGGATGATATAAAATTTGCAACGTCCTTAAATGCAGACTATCTTCAGTTTATGCAGCTGGGGCCAGTCCCGGGGACGGCACTTTATGAAAATTATAAAGAGGAAGGGAAAATCCTTGCTGATATTCCGTTTCTTGCTCAACATGGGCAAAAAAATATTTGGTTTCATCATGAACACTTCACTCCGGATGAATCAAATGAATTTCTGAAGAAGGCTTTTATTTATGACTACCAAAAGAACGGTCCATCTTTACTTCGGGCAATACAGACATCACTCCAGGGGTATGAATATTGCGTTAATCATCCAGATCCAAAAATAAAACAACGGGCTGGTAAATTTAAATCAATGCTGGAAGTGATGCGATATTTTCGTTTTAGTTCGAGAATATTTTGTCAAAATGATGCTGCAAAAAATATGCTTACTGAGATTAGAAAAAATTACGACAGACTTCTAGGCAAAAGTACCCTTAAGACATTTGTTTTATCGCTGATATTTCTTCTGTTTTCTATTAAAGAGTATTTGAAAATTACTTTTCATACAGATGTAAGACAACCAAAAACATTATATAAGAAAATAAATAAAGGCGTATTGCAATCTGCAGAACCGCTGCACCTGACCGCAATAACGTTCCGCGCCATGGCGGCAGGTGAGCTTGCTACAGGTTGCAGAAAGATAAAGTAG
- a CDS encoding PilZ domain-containing protein — MERRRVLRTVVKNIYIDIYSQTEPDRVEVIGKIYDISPLGAKFISHRPFTIGSKIHLNILSINHIPPIDISGRVVHCEQKDNVEFYTAVEFKEDYK; from the coding sequence ATGGAAAGACGACGAGTATTGAGAACAGTTGTAAAAAATATCTATATTGATATATATTCTCAAACGGAACCAGATCGGGTAGAAGTAATAGGAAAAATCTATGATATTTCTCCGTTAGGAGCAAAATTTATTTCTCACAGACCTTTTACTATTGGTTCGAAAATTCATTTAAATATTCTATCAATAAACCATATTCCACCAATCGACATTTCTGGTAGGGTAGTTCACTGTGAACAGAAAGATAATGTTGAGTTTTACACTGCTGTAGAATTTAAAGAAGATTATAAATAG
- a CDS encoding P-II family nitrogen regulator yields MKKIEAIINNSKLEDVKDRLIEIGIGGVTVSEVKGFGYQKGHPEIEIGAQYVSGFLPKIKLETVVSDSSAEEVVKAIVDYAQTGYTGAGKIFISSIDDAVRIRTGERGEDAITF; encoded by the coding sequence ATGAAAAAGATAGAAGCAATCATCAATAACTCAAAATTGGAAGATGTAAAGGATAGACTGATTGAGATAGGTATAGGGGGAGTGACCGTGAGCGAGGTAAAGGGCTTTGGGTATCAAAAGGGTCATCCAGAAATAGAGATAGGGGCACAGTATGTCTCAGGTTTTTTACCCAAGATAAAGTTAGAGACTGTTGTTTCTGATAGTTCAGCCGAGGAGGTTGTGAAAGCGATTGTAGATTATGCTCAAACAGGCTACACTGGAGCTGGCAAGATATTTATATCTTCGATAGATGATGCAGTAAGAATAAGAACAGGTGAAAGGGGCGAGGATGCCATTACTTTTTAG